Proteins from one Limanda limanda chromosome 4, fLimLim1.1, whole genome shotgun sequence genomic window:
- the avpr2b.1 gene encoding vasopressin V2 receptor, whose translation MAWSSVNISNITLETARPEDDPRNERLAQVEIVLLSIIFITAGILNFGLLLVLWKRRKQLSRMRVFVFHLCVADLVVTFFQVCPQLMWDITDRFVGPDVLCRAVKYLQVVGMFASTYMIVAMTIDRYQAICKPMVTFQRRRARWNAPVCAVWCLSLFGSLPQVFIFSRVEVAHGVYDCWAQFIKPWGPRAYVTWTTLVIFVLPILTVIVCQARICRTVHVNFHMKTQQVGEAHTKALSSRASSVAGVSKARAKTVKMTVVIVLTYIVCWTPFFTVQLWSVWDVQAPTHSAIFSILMLLASLNSCANPCIYLLFSGKLPKSLMAMMCMRESELKDSIQEEATMVSSLYISLKSVSASR comes from the exons ATGGCTTGGTCAAGTGTAAATATCAGTAACATCACTTTGGAGACTGCGCGTCCTGAGGATGATCCGCGGAACGAGCGCTTGGCTCAGGTGGAAATAGTTCTTCtgtccatcatcttcatcactgcgGGGATCCTGAACTTCGGGCTCTTGCTGGTGCTGTGGAAGCGCAGGAAGCAGCTCTCCAGGATGCGCGTCTTCGTGTTCCACCTGTGCGTCGCGGACCTGGTGGTCACCTTCTTCCAAGTTTGTCCGCAGCTCATGTGGGACATCACGGACAGATTCGTCGGTCCAGACGTGCTGTGTCGCGCAGTGAAGTACCTGCAGGTGGTGGGGATGTTTGCCTCCACGTACATGATCGTGGCGATGACGATAGACCGCTATCAAGCCATCTGCAAACCCATGGTGACGTTCCAGAGGCGCCGGGCGCGCTGGAACGCTCCGGTGTGCGCCGTGtggtgcctctctctcttcGGCAGCCTCCCGCAGGTGTTCATCTTCTCCCGGGTGGAGGTCGCTCACGGCGTGTACGACTGCTGGGCGCAGTTCATCAAGCCGTGGGGACCGAGAGCCTACGTGACCTGGACCACTCTGGTGATATTCGTGCTGCCCATTCTCACGGTGATCGTGTGCCAGGCGCGCATCTGCCGCACCGTGCACGTCAACTTCCACATGAAGACGCAGCAGGTGGGAGAGGCGCACACCAAGGCGCTGTCCTCCAGGGCCAGCAGCGTGGCCGGGGTGTCCAAAGCCAGGGCGAAGACCGTGAAGATGACCGTGGTCATCGTGCTCACATACATCGTCTGCTGGACGCCTTTCTTCACCGTGCAGCTGTGGTCCGTGTGGGACGTGCAGGCGCCCACTCACT ctGCAATCTTCAGCATCCTGATGTTGCTGGCCAGTCTGAACAGCTGTGCCAACCCCTGCATCTACCTGCTGTTCAGCGGGAAGCTGCCCAAGAGCCTGATGGCTATGATGTGCATGAGAGAGTCGGAGCTGAAGGACTCCATCCAGGAGGAGGCCACCATGGTCAGCTCCCTGTACATCAGTCTCAAGAGCGTGTCGGCCAGCAGATAA
- the arl6ip5a gene encoding ADP-ribosylation factor-like 6 interacting protein 5a yields MDERSCCQIRNTLRRRRMAKVELTPLRPWDDFFPGSERFAKPDMKDLTKWNNRVVSNLLYYQTNYLALAVVVFLIVGFLNPLGMFTAMAVVSGVFLSSVWAGENRAVINNFKRQSPTAFLIAVMIASYLLISMLGSVMVFMTAITLPLAFIFAHSSFRLRNMKNKLENKIEGAGLKRSPMGLLLEALGQQEENFQKIQSFLEGKLTE; encoded by the exons atggatgagaggagctgctgtcagaTCAGAAAcactctgaggaggaggagaatggcGAAGGTGGAGCTGACGCCGCTCAGACCGTGGGACGACTTCTTCCCCGGCTCCGAGAGATTCGCCAAACCGGACATGAAGGATTTGACCAAGTGGAACAACAGGGTGGTCAGCAACCTGCTCTACTACCAGACCAACTATCTGGCTCTGGCTGTCGTCGTCTTCCTCATTGTCGG GTTCCTGAACCCTCTAGGGATGTTCACAGCGATGGCCGTGGTGTCGGGGGTGTTCCTGAGCTCCGTGTGGGCTGGGGAGAACCGAGCAGTGATCAACAACTTCAAGAGGCAGAGCCCCACAGCGTTTTTGATTGCCGTCATGATTGCCAGCTACCTCCTCATCTCCATGCTGGGGAGTGTCATGGTGTTCATGACGGCAATCACGTTACCTTTGGCAT TTATATTTGCACACTCTTCATTTCGTCTGCGCAACATGAAGAATAAACTGGAGAACAAGATCGAGGGCGCCGGCCTGAAGAGGTCACCCATGGGTCTTTTGCTGGAGGCTCTAGGTCAACAAGAAGAGAACTTTCAAAAGATCCAGAGCTTCCTGGAGGGAAAACTGACGGAATGA
- the trnt1 gene encoding CCA tRNA nucleotidyltransferase 1, mitochondrial, with protein sequence MWSRLLSPRVVGRAGVWWRSLNTMQLKTSDFRSLFTEGLNGLVEIFEKNNHELRIAGGAVRDLLSGKRPEDVDFATTATPEEMKRMFQVAGIRMINNKGEKHGTITARLHNENFEVTTLRLDVQTDGRHAEVEFTKDWLRDAERRDLTINSLFLGLDGTLYDYFKGYEDLQNRKVRFVGSAEQRIQEDYLRILRYFRFHGRVALDPDDHDPETLTAIKENGRGLAAISGERIWVELKKMVVGDHAAHLLELMYKLELAQYIGLPPDGDVEEMKQVWKNAKDHSPKPMTVLAALFHCPEEVEKMDLRLKVSREEKNLALFLVKHRRELCKSRDEPQSLKPFTDFIFDSRELDAQMKVCELLTYQGEEKLLAELRRWSVPRFPVSGHDLRRMGITSGKEIGATLQSLRDIWKKSRYQMDKEELLSHAQT encoded by the exons atgtggaGCAGGTTGCTGAGTCCTCGTGTGGTTGGCAGAGCTGGTGTCTGGTGGAGGAGTCTGAACACGATGCAGCTGAAGACCAGTGACTTCCGCTCTCTGTTCACCGAGGGGCTGAACGGACTCGTAG AGATATTTGAGAAGAATAATCATGAGCTAAGGATAGCTGGAGGGGCTGTGCGGGACCTGCTGTCTGGGAAGCGGCCTGAGGATGTGGACTTTGCCACGACAGCCACTCCAGAGGAGATGAAGCGCATGTTCCAGGTGGCTGGCATCAGGATGATCAACAATAAAGGAGAGAAGCATGGGACCATTACAGCAAGG ctACACAATGAGAACTTTGAGGTGACCACCTTGCGACTGGACGTTCAGACAGATGGACGTCATGCAGAGGTGGAATTCACCAAAGACTGGCTAAGAGATGCAGAGCGGAGAGACCTCACCATCAACTCCCTGTTTTTAG GTCTCGATGGCACATTGTATGATTATTTCAAAGGATACGAAGACCTGCAAAACCGTAAAGTTCGGTTTGTTGGCAGCGCTGAGCAAAGAATCCAAGAAGATTACTTGAGAATACTGCGATATTTCAG GTTCCACGGCAGGGTGGCTTTGGATCCTGATGACCACGACCCTGAGACGCTGACAGCCATCAAGGAAAATGGCAGAGGCCTAGCAGCAATATCGGGAGAGCGGATTTGGGTGGAACTAAAAAAGATGGTGGTTGGTGACCATGCTGCTCATCTACTGGAGCTGATGTACAAGCTGGAACTGGCCCAGTATATAG GTTTACCTCCAGATGGCGATGTTGAAGAGATGAAGCAAGTGTGGAAGAATGCCAAAGACCACTCTCCCAAGCCCATGACCGTCCTGGCTGCTCTCTTTCACTGTCCAGAGGAGGTGGAAAAGATGGACCTCCGACTGAAAGTCTCAAGGGAGGAGAAGAATCTGGCTCTGTTCCTGGTCAAACATAGACGAGAGCTGTGCAAGAGCAGAGACGAGCCGCAGAGTCTCAAACCCTTCACTGACTTCATCTTTGAT AGTCGGGAGCTGGATGCTCAGATGAAAGTGTGCGAGCTGCTGACGTATCAAggtgaggagaagctgctggccGAGCTGCGCCGGTGGTCCGTCCCTCGATTCCCTGTCAGCGGTCACGATCTGAGGAGGATGGGCATCACGTCAGGCAAGGAAATTGGGGCCACCTTACAGAGTCTCCGCGACATCTGGAAGAAGAGCCGCTATCAGATGGACAAAGAGGAACTGCTCAGTCACGCACAGACATAG